One Spinacia oleracea cultivar Varoflay chromosome 4, BTI_SOV_V1, whole genome shotgun sequence DNA segment encodes these proteins:
- the LOC110776474 gene encoding probable LRR receptor-like serine/threonine-protein kinase At2g16250 — translation MGGFRKPKLLIVIEFVLLWWWLLRFGSTLVLVVGQQQQRVTLSSDRVALIQLRSSLGLRARDWPIKPDPCSSWKGIECSSNGSVIGINISGFKRTRIGGLNPQFVVDSLGNLTSLVSFNASLFDLPDRIPEWFGFRLGSLQVLDLHSCSINGSIPLSLGRLSRLRILDLSNNDLSGVVPPTLGQLVNLSSLDLSHNSLDGSIPDSFASLRNISFLDLSSNLLSGSIPRGVGVLQNLRSLNFSNNRLMSAIPPQLGDLKSLVDLDLSFNSLVSSLPSDLKGLRSLRTMVLGENRLSGSLPDGLFPALTKLEILGLSHNNFTGAIPDALWSISTLRLVDISGNNFTGTLPNITMNSNATATVLNLSNNEFYGGLNLVLQKFSSIDLSGNYFEGKLPEYVSDGPSLIANCLQQATGQRTQEECSSFYTSKNLVFDNFGLPSTNVNPGQVPPRKNHRRTIILAAVLGGVGLLLLLLLLLILCICARRRRGTRQRGNGVGPSPPTGAIPPSPGVSINFSSLGDSFTYQQLVDATSNFSDLNLIKNGHSGDLFRGLLEGGVSVVVKRINLNSVKRELYLVELDFFSKVSHPRLVPLLGYCLDQENEKYLVYKYMPNADLSSSLFRKVNTDDSLQSLDWITRLKIAIGTAEGLCYLHHECTPPFVHRDIQASSILLDDKFEVRLGSLDEICVQEGDTQPGVITRLLRLPQTSEQGPSGSQTSTCAYDVYCFGKVLLELVTGKLGISSSSDTSMKEWMDQTLPYINIYDKELVTKIVDPSLIYDEDLLEEVWAMAIVARSCLNPKPSRRPLMRYILRALENPLKVVREENVGSGRLRTTSSRGSWNASVFGSWRQSLDVGAGAGAAPPASRFEGTSSLKRSGTSGSQGSGQVGGGDNSSSQRRHSSREIFPEPVDTTHDVDRPKSR, via the exons ATGGGTGGATTTAGAAAACCcaaattgttaattgttatagAATTTGTGTTATTATGGTGGTGGTTGTTGAGATTTGGGAGTACATTGGTTTTAGTTGTTGGTCAACAGCAGCAACGAGTTACTTTGTCTTCTGACCGAGTTGCACTGATTCAACTCAGATCGTCACTGGGTCTCCGAGCCAGGGACTGGCCAATTAAGCCGGACCCATGTTCATCTTGGAAGGGAATTGAGTGCAGTAGTAATGGTTCTGTTATTGGGATTAATATTTCAGGGTTTAAAAGGACTAGAATTGGGGGTCTAAACCCTCAATTTGTTGTTGATTCTCTTGGTAATTTGACCAGTTTAGTATCGTTTAATGCCTCTTTGTTCGACCTTCCGGATCGGATACCCGAGTGGTTCGGGTTCAGGTTGGGTAGTTTGCAGGTCCTTGATCTTCATTCTTGTTCTATTAATGGTTCTATACCTTTGAGTTTGGGGAGGTTGAGTAGGTTAAGAATTTTGGATTTGTCTAATAATGATCTTAGTGGTGTTGTACCCCCTACTTTGGGTCAACTGGTGAACCTTTCTAGCCTTGACCTTTCCCACAATTCACTTGATGGGTCAATTCCAGATTCCTTTGCCTCTCTTAGGAACATCTCGTTTCTTGATTTATCGTCGAATTTGCTTTCCGGATCGATCCCTCGTGGTGTTGGAGTTTTGCAGAATCTCAGAAGTTTGAATTTTTCAAACAATAGGCTTATGTCTGCTATCCCTCCTCAACTTGGTGATCTTAAGAGTCTGGTTGACCTGGACCTCAGCTTTAACTCTTTGGTAAGTTCGTTGCCTTCGGATTTGAAGGGATTGAGGAGTTTAAGAACCATGGTTCTTGGGGAAAATAGACTTTCAGGTTCACTACCAGATGGTTTATTCCCAGCTTTAACCAAGTTGGAGATTCTGGGTTTGAGCCACAACAACTTTACTGGAGCTATTCCTGATGCATTGTGGTCGATTTCTACACTGCGACTCGTTGATATCTCTGGAAATAACTTTACGGGTACTCTTCCGAACATTACCATGAATAGCAATGCCACTGCTACAGTGCTTAATCTTTCTAACAATGAATTTTACGGGGGACTGAATTTGGTGCTTCAGAAATTTAGTTCGATTGATTTATCAGGTAATTACTTTGAAGGAAAGTTACCTGAATATGTGAGTGATGGTCCATCCCTTATTGCCAATTGTCTTCAACAAGCTACGGGTCAGAGGACACAGGAGGAATGTtcctcattttatacatcaaaGAATTTGGTTTTCGACAATTTTGGGCTTCCGAGTACTAATGTCAATCCCGGACAAGTGCCTCCGAGGAAGAATCACAGGCGTACTATTATTTTGGCTGCAGTTCTCGGGGGTGTTGGCctattgctgctgctgcttttaCTATTGATACTGTGCATATGCGCCCGAAGGAGGCGTGGTACTAGGCAAAGAGGGAACGGTGTGGGTCCAAGCCCTCCCACCGGAGCTATTCCACCTTCACCAGGAGTGTCAATTAATTTTTCAAGTTTGGGAGACTCATTTACATATCAGCAGCTGGTTGATGCTACGAGtaatttcagtgatttgaacctCATTAAAAATGGGCATTCTGGTGATTTATTCCGAGGTCTCCTTGAAGGTGGTGTCTCTGTGGTGGTTAAAAGAATAAACTTGAATTCAGTGAAAAGGGAGTTGTACCTTGTAGAATTGGACTTCTTCAGTAAAGTTTCACATCCTAGACTGGTTCCTCTTTTGGGATACTGTTTGGATCAGGAAAATGAGAAATACCTTGTTTACAAGTACATGCCAAATGCAGACTTATCAAGTTCCTTGTTCAGGAAGGTCAATACTGATGACAGTTTGCAGTCCCTTGATTGGATAACAAGACTAAAGATAGCTATAGGAACAGCAGAGGGTCTATGTTACCTACATCACGAATGTACACCGCCATTTGTTCACAG GGATATACAAGCAAGCAGTATACTCCTTGATGATAAATTTGAAGTAAGACTTGGCAGTCTCGATGAAATATGTGTACAAGAAGGAGATACTCAACCCGGAGTCATTACAAGATTGTTGCGGTTGCCACA GACATCTGAACAAGGGCCATCAG GTTCTCAGACATCAACGTGTGCATACGATGTTTACTGCTTTGGAAAGGTGTTACTTGAGCTAGTCACGGGCAAACTAGGCATAAGTTCATCAAGCGATACTAGTATGAAGGAATGGATGGATCAAACATTGCCCTATATAAACATATACGACAAGGAACTGGTAACGAAAATTGTGGACCCCTCTTTAATATACGACGAAGACCTCCTTGAAGAAGTATGGGCAATGGCTATCGTAGCTAGATCATGCCTCAATCCAAAGCCTTCAAGGCGGCCCCTCATGAGATACATCCTTAGAGCATTGGAGAATCCATTAAAGGTTGTAAGAGAGGAAAATGTCGGTTCAGGGAGACTTAGAACGACATCTTCAAGAGGATCTTGGAATGCTTCAGTATTTGGAAGTTGGAGACAGAGCTTGGATGTGGGTGCTGGTGCGGGTGCGGCCCCACCTGCTTCCCGGTTTGAGGGAACAAGCAGCCTTAAACGGTCAGGTACTTCCGGGTCCCAGGGCAGTGGGCAAGTTGGCGGGGGTGACAATTCATCCTCACAACGACGACATTCCTCTAGGGAGATATTCCCAGAACCCGTTGACACAACACATGATGTAGACAGACCAAAGTCCAGATGA